A section of the Telopea speciosissima isolate NSW1024214 ecotype Mountain lineage chromosome 3, Tspe_v1, whole genome shotgun sequence genome encodes:
- the LOC122654262 gene encoding probable UDP-arabinopyranose mutase 1, whose amino-acid sequence MAHAATPLLKDELDIVIPTIRNLDFLEMWRPFFQPYHLIIVQDGDPTKTINVPEGFDYELYNRNDINRILGPKASCISFKDSACRCFGYMVSKKKYIFTIDDDCFVAKDPSGKEINALEQHIKNILTPSTPFFFNTLYDPFRDGADFVRGYPFSLRQGVPTAVSHGLWLNIPDYDAPTQLVKPLEKNTRFVDAVLTIPKGTLFPMCGMNLTFDRELIGPAMYFGLMGDGQPIGRYDDMWAGWCIKVICDHLGWGVKTGLPYIWHSKASNPFVNLKKEYKGIFWQEDIIPFFQAATLPKECTTVQQCYIELSKQVKEKLGKIDPYFEKLGDAMVTWIEAWDELNPPKKAELPNGTA is encoded by the exons ATGGCGCATGCAGCGACCCCTTTGTTGAAGGATGAACTTGATATTGTCATACCCACCATTAGGAATCTCGATTTTCTAGAGATGTGGAGGCCATTCTTCCAACCATACCATTTGATTATTGTTCAGGATGGTGATCCTACCAAGACCATCAATGTCCCTGAAGGGTTTGATTACGAGCTTTACAATCGTAATGATATTAACAGGATTTTGGGTCCTAAGGCTTCTTGTATCTCCTTCAAGGACTCTGCTTGCCGTTGCTTCGGCTACATGGTGTCCAAGAAGAAGTACATTTTCACCATCGACGATGATTGCTTT GTTGCTAAAGATCCATCTGGGAAAGAGATCAATGCACTTGAACAGCACATTAAGAACATTCTTACCCCATCCactcccttcttcttcaacacACTGTATGATCCATTCAGAGATGGTGCAGACTTTGTCCGAGGATACCCATTCAGTCTCCGTCAGGGTGTTCCCACAGCCGTATCTCATGGCCTCTGGCTCAACATCCCTGACTATGATGCTCCTACCCAACTTGTCAAGCCTCTTGAAAAGAACACTAG GTTTGTAGATGCAGTGCTAACCATACCAAAGGGTACCCTGTTCCCCATGTGTGGTATGAATCTGACATTCGACCGTGAGTTGATTGGCCCTGCAATGTACTTTGGACTCATGGGTGATGGTCAGCCCATTGGACGTTACGACGATATGTGGGCAGGCTGGTGCATCAAG GTGATTTGTGACCATTTGGGATGGGGTGTCAAGACTGGTCTGCCTTACATCTGGCACAGCAAAGCAAGCAACCCATTTGTGAACCTGAAGAAAGAGTACAAGGGCATCTTCTGGCAAGAAGACATTATCCCATTCTTCCAGGCTGCAACCCTTCCAAAGGAGTGCACAACTGTTCAACAGTGTTACATTGAACTCTCTAAGCAAGTGAAAGAGAAGCTTGGTAAGATTGATCCTTACTTTGAGAAGCTAGGTGATGCCATGGTCACATGGATTGAAGCATGGGATGAACTAAACCCACCCAAGAAAGCTGAACTACCCAATGGCACAGCTTAA